Genomic window (Streptomyces sp. RerS4):
CCCGCTCGCCTCCGGGGAACTGACGGCCGCGCTCGCCGTCCCCGGCCCCGCCCTGGCCGTCGCCCTCGCCCTGACCGGCGACAACGCCCCCGGCGACTGGGCCGGCGGGGGTCGCGCGGGCGGGGTCCAGGCCCGCAGCACCTCCGACGGCGGCGGCTGGCGGCTCTACGGGGAGGTGGCCCAGGTGCTCGACGGCCACGACGCCGGGCTGCTCCTCGTCGCCGCGCACACCGGCGGCTTCGCGCGCAGCCGCACGCTGCTGTTCCTCGTACGGGGGGACGCGCCCGGCCTCGTACGGGCCCGCCAATCCACCCTGGACGAGACGCGCCCGCAGGGCCGGATCCAGCTGCGGGACGTGGAAGCGGAACTGCTCGGGGAGGAAGGAAGCACTCCGCTCGACGCCCTGGCCGCCACCGGCCGCACCGTCGCCGGGCTCCTCGCCGCCGAGGCGGTCGGCGCGGCCGGCCAGGCGCTGGCCCGCACGGTGGAGTACGTACGCGGCCGCGAGCAGTTCGGCCGGCCCGTCGGCTCCTTCCAGGCGGTCAAGCACCGGCTCGCCGACCTCTACGTCCAGGTCCAGGCGGCCCGCTCCGCCGCCTACTACGCGGCATGGGACCCGGACCAGGGCGGCCTCGCCCTCGCCCAGGCCCTGGAGGCGCTGCGGACCACCGCCGGCGAGGCCATCCAGCTGCACGGCGGCATCGGCTTCACCTGGGAACACGACGCGCACCTCTACTTCAAGCGCGCCGCCGCCGACGAACTCCTCTTCGGCCCGGTCCACCGCCTGCGCGCGCACGCGGCGCACGGCGCGGGCCTGTTCGAACCGGCGAATCCCACCGGGACCGCGACACCCGGGACCGCGACACCCGCGACCGCGACACCACAGAAGGTGGCCGTCTGATGTCTCCCGCGACCCCCCTGAACCGACGCGGCGTCAAGCTCATGCAGAAGGTCTCGTCGACCATGATGTTCGCCAAGATCGCACCGCACTTCATCCCGGCCATGGACAAGGCCGTGCACCGGTTGACCCGCGGCAGGGTACTGCTGAGCGCCCGCATGCTGCCCGGAGTGATCCTCACCGCGCGGGGCGCGAAGACGGGCGAGCCGCGTACGACCCCGCTCGCGTGCATGCCGGAGGACGGAGGCGCGAGCTGGCTGCTGATCGGCTCCAACTTCGGCCGCCCCGGCCACCCGGCCTGGACCGGGAACCTGCTCAAGCACCCGGACGCGGACGTCAACTGGCAGGGACGGGACATCCCCGTACGGGCCCGGCTGCTGGCGGGGGCCGAGCGCGCGGAGGCGTGGCAGGCGGTGCTCGGGTTCTGGCCGCCGTACGCGACGTACCAGGCGCGCATCGAACGCGAGATCAGGCTGTTCCGCCTGGAGCGCCGCTGACGCGGCCCACATCGGGGTCGCCCACATCGGGGTCGCCCACCTCAGGGTCGCCCACCTCAGGGTCACCCACCTCAGGGTCACCCACCTCGGAGTCGCCCACATCGCGGTCCGGCGGACCCCCGGGAGGGTCCGCCGCTACCGGGTCGGCTTCTTCCCGGTGACGCCCAGGTGCACGAGCAGCGCCAGGTTCGGCTTGAGTTCGGCCTGCTTGACGCCCCAGGTCTGGAACCCCTTCTGGTGCGAGGCGACCGCGGCCAGCATCGCGACCAGGGATCCCGCCATCGCCGCCGGGCTCAGGTCCTTGTCGACCTTGCCCTTGGCCTGGAGCTCCTTCATCGACTCCGTAAGGGAGTTGGTGACGGAGTTCAGGATCTTCATGCGGATCTTGTAGAACCGCTTGTCACCCTCGGCCGCGCCCAGGTCCACGACCCGCAGGATCGCGTCGTTGCGACGCCAGAAGTCCAGGAAGCCCTCGACGAGTTCCTCCGCGGCCGCCCAGCCGGCCTTGCCGACCCAGTTGCGGCCCTCGACGAGCGTCGTCAACTGCGCGCCCTCGGTGGCCATTTGCTCGGCGATCTCCAGGACGGCACCCTCGACGTCCGGGAAGTACTGGTAGAAGGTCGCGGGGGAGGTGCCGGCCTTGCGGGCGACGTCGATCACCTTGACGTCGCGGTACGGCGAGGAGCTGAGCATCTCGCCGAGGCAGTCGAGCAGCTTCTGCCGCGTCGCCTGGCCGCGCCGGCCGGCGACACGCCCGTCGACGGTGCGTACTTGTCCTGTCATGCCGTCAGCTTACCGAGGGGGGGTCGGCGCGCTATCCGGCCGCCTGCAAATGGGGTCAGGTGGCCCCCGACCTGGGCGGAAGCGCCCGCACGACGGTCCGTGCGACGGAATCCGGCCGGTGGCGAGGGGGCCCGCGCCGGGCGCGGGGGCGCCCGTACCGTGCCGTAATCCCCCGAATAGTCTGATCAACAGGCTGCGCACAGCCTTTACGGCGGATCATGGCGAAAAGACCCCGGACGCCACGAGGCCACACCGCCCGCACACCGCGCACCACCCGCACCGCCCGCACCACGACCGACGGAAGGACCCGGCTCATGGCCGCATTCGCCGAAGGCTCGCCCTGCTGGGTCGACGCCTCGCTCCCGGACGTCGAGGCGGGCAAGCGCTTCTACGGTGAGCTCTTCGGGTGGACCTTCGCCGACAGCGCGGGCGCCGAGTACGGGTACTACACCCAGGCATACAGCCGCGGCCGCAACGTCGCCGCCCTCGCCCCGAAGCCCGACGGCCGCATGCCCACCGTCTGGGGCGTCTACCTCTACACCGCCGACGCCTACGCCTGCGCCGCCCGCATCCGCGCCGCCGGCGGCCAGATGGTGATGGACCCGCAGCCCGTCGGCCCCTACGGCATCGCCGCCATGGCCGCCGACCCCGGCGGGGCCGTGTTCGGCCTGTGGCAGCCCGGCACCCACCACGGCTTCGACGCCCAGAACGAGCCGTACACGTACTGCTGGGCCGAGGTCTACACCCGGGCCCGTGACGCCGTGGACGTCTTCTACGCCAACGTCTTCGGCTACGTACCGCAGGACCAGGACGACGACGCGAGCGGCGTCGAGTTCCGCGTCTGGTCCCCGCCCGGCAGCGCACCCGGCCCCGACACGGCAGTCTTGGGCCGCAGCCTGATCACCGACGCCTTCCCGGAGATCATGCCCGCCCACTTCCTCGTCTACTTCGCCGTGCCCGACTGCGACCAGAGCGTGGCCACCGTCCAGCGGCTCGGCGGACGCGTCACGGCCGACCCGTTCGACACGCCGTACGGCCGGATCGCGGTCGTCGCCGACAACCAGGGAGCCGTGTTCGCACTGCTCTCCGAGCCCCGCGTGAAGAGCGGCACGTGAAACCAGGGCGGTAGCCGGGACCGGACCCGGCGCGGGCCTGACAGAATCGGGTGTGCGCGACCGCGGTCACAGCCCGCGGTGAGACACCGCGCGACACGTGCCGGCTCGCGTTCCGGTGCCACGTGCCGGTGCGCGCGCGGGTGGAATCGGGTCCGGCAGGGGCCCGTACGGGGAGGTGTGGAGGCGAGTGGTGGAGCAGCTGACGCAGCACGACCCGAGACGGATCGGCCCCTTCGAGGTGCTGGGACGGCTCGGCGCCGGCGGCATGGGGCTGGTCTATCTCGCACGGTCGGCGTCCGGACGGCGTGTCGCGATCAAGACGGTGCGCACCGAACTCGCCGAGGACCAGCTCTTCCGCGTGCGCTTCACCCGCGAGGTGGAGGCGGCGCGCGCCGTGTCCGGCTTCTACACGGCCGCGGTGGTCGACGCCGATCCGCGTGCGGCCGTGCCGTGGCTGGCCACCGCCTACGTCCCGGCGCCCTCCCTGGAGGAGATCGTCAACGAGTGCGGCCCCATGCCCGCCCAGGCCGTACGGTGGCTCGCGGCCGGTATCGCGGAGGCGCTCCAGTCGATCCACGGTGCGGGGCTGGTACACCGCGACCTGAAGCCGTCGAACGTGCTCGTCGTGGAGGACGGCCCGCGCGTGATCGACTTCGGCATCGCGAGCGGCGTCTCCAACACCCGCCTGACGATGACGAACGTCGCCGTCG
Coding sequences:
- a CDS encoding acyl-CoA dehydrogenase family protein, which produces MDAAFTAEQDEMRRTLREILGKRCGPDEVKAAVRTAAGHDRELWQQLSRRLGLPGLAVAEEYGGVGCTPGDLALACEETGRALLPSPLLATAGLVVPLVTALGTADQRAALLPPLASGELTAALAVPGPALAVALALTGDNAPGDWAGGGRAGGVQARSTSDGGGWRLYGEVAQVLDGHDAGLLLVAAHTGGFARSRTLLFLVRGDAPGLVRARQSTLDETRPQGRIQLRDVEAELLGEEGSTPLDALAATGRTVAGLLAAEAVGAAGQALARTVEYVRGREQFGRPVGSFQAVKHRLADLYVQVQAARSAAYYAAWDPDQGGLALAQALEALRTTAGEAIQLHGGIGFTWEHDAHLYFKRAAADELLFGPVHRLRAHAAHGAGLFEPANPTGTATPGTATPATATPQKVAV
- a CDS encoding nitroreductase family deazaflavin-dependent oxidoreductase, with the protein product MSPATPLNRRGVKLMQKVSSTMMFAKIAPHFIPAMDKAVHRLTRGRVLLSARMLPGVILTARGAKTGEPRTTPLACMPEDGGASWLLIGSNFGRPGHPAWTGNLLKHPDADVNWQGRDIPVRARLLAGAERAEAWQAVLGFWPPYATYQARIEREIRLFRLERR
- a CDS encoding TetR family transcriptional regulator, whose product is MTGQVRTVDGRVAGRRGQATRQKLLDCLGEMLSSSPYRDVKVIDVARKAGTSPATFYQYFPDVEGAVLEIAEQMATEGAQLTTLVEGRNWVGKAGWAAAEELVEGFLDFWRRNDAILRVVDLGAAEGDKRFYKIRMKILNSVTNSLTESMKELQAKGKVDKDLSPAAMAGSLVAMLAAVASHQKGFQTWGVKQAELKPNLALLVHLGVTGKKPTR
- a CDS encoding VOC family protein; translation: MAAFAEGSPCWVDASLPDVEAGKRFYGELFGWTFADSAGAEYGYYTQAYSRGRNVAALAPKPDGRMPTVWGVYLYTADAYACAARIRAAGGQMVMDPQPVGPYGIAAMAADPGGAVFGLWQPGTHHGFDAQNEPYTYCWAEVYTRARDAVDVFYANVFGYVPQDQDDDASGVEFRVWSPPGSAPGPDTAVLGRSLITDAFPEIMPAHFLVYFAVPDCDQSVATVQRLGGRVTADPFDTPYGRIAVVADNQGAVFALLSEPRVKSGT